The Amycolatopsis nigrescens CSC17Ta-90 genomic interval GCGACGCCCTCGCCCAGCGCGATCCCGTCCGCCGCGGTGTCGAACGGGCGGCAGCGGCCGGTCGGCGAAAGCGCGCCGGCCGAGGCGAACATCAGGTAGTCGTTGATGCCGTTGTGCAGGTCGACCGCACCGCAGAGCATCAGGTCGCTGCTGCCCTGCACCAGTTCCTTGCAGGCGAGGTCGAGCGCGGCCAGCGAAGAGCCGCAGGCCGCGTCCACCGTGTAGTTGGTGCCGCCGAGGTCGAGCCGGTTCGCGATCCGGCCGGAGATCACGTTGGCCAGCGTGCCGGGGAAGGAGTCCTCGGTCAGCGCGGGCAGCTGCTCGGCCAGCTCCGGCGGGACGTGCTCCAGGTAGGCGGGCAGCAAGGCGGCTAGCACCCCGGCGTTGGCCAGGTCGCCACCGGCCTCGGCCCCGAAGACCACCCCGGTCCGGTCCCGCCCGAACGGCCTGGTGCGGTAACCGGCGTCGTCCAGCGCGCGGCGGGCCACTTCGAGGGAGAGCAGTTGGGCCGGGTCGATGCTGCCCATCGACGCCGGCGGGATGCCGAAGGACATCGGGTCGAACGGGATGTCGGCGAGGAAACCGCCCCATTTGGACGGGGTGCTGCCCGGCGGCGCGGTGCCCTCGCGGTAGTAGACGGCCGGGTCCCAGCGCTCGGCCGGCACCTCGGTGACCGAGTCCACCCCGCGCAGCACGTTGGACCAGAAGGACGGCAGGTCCTCCGCGCCGGGGAACAGGCAGGCCATGCCGACGATGGCGATGTCGGCGGGTGCCGGGCCGGGATGCTCGCGGATCGCCGCCGGCCTGCGGGCAGCCAGCAGGCGCTCGGCGTCCTCGGTGACCGCGCGGTGCAGGGTGGCCAGATCGGTGGTCGCCTCGCGCAGCACCGCGACCTGGCCCGCCATGTACATGCCGTCCGCGAGCTGCCCGGCCTCGTCCACCGCGCGCAGCTCGGCCCCTTCGCGGCGCAGTCCCTTGCTGGCGATCCGCAACCGCCCGGTGTTCAGCTCCTCCAGCCGCTGCCAGCGTTCCTGCGCGGGCACGCCGCGCTCGCGCAGCGTTCGCTCGATCGACCGGAACTCGTCGACGAACGGGCTGTCCAGACAGCGGGTGAGGTGTCCCGGCGCGGTTTCCAGGGTGGCCGTGCTCCGCGCGTCCACGGCCTGGCGCTGGAACAGCTCGGTGATCGCACCGTGCCGCACGGCCTCCTCGGTGAACAGGTACGCGGTGCCCATCAGCACACCGATCCCAACGCCGCGCGCGGCCAGCGGCGCGGCCATCGCGGACACCATGGCCGCGGACCTGGCGTCGTGGATGCCGCCGGCGAAGAACAGCTCGATCCCGGTCTCGCGCGGGTGCTCCTCGGAGAACCGCCGCAGCACGTCGAGTTGCGCCTCCCACAGGGCGAAGCTGGAGCGCGGCCCGATGTGCCCGCCGCATTCCGCGCCCTCGAAGACGAACCGCCGCACCCCGGCGTCCAGGAACTGCCGGAGCAGGATCGGGGACGGCACGTGCAGGTAGGTCGCGATGCCCTCGGCTTCCAGCGCCTTCGCCTGCGCCGGACGGCCACCGGCGATCAGCACCGAGCGCGGCCTGGCCCGGCGGACCGCCTCCAGCTGCTCGGCCCGCAACTCCTCCGGCACGAAGCCGAGGATCCCGGCGCCCCACGGGCGATCACCGAGCAGCTCGGCAGTGCGGCCGAGCAGTTCCGCGGTCCGGCGGCCGTCTGCCAGTGCCACCGCGACGAACGGCAGCCCGCCGTGCGCGGCGACCTCGGCGGCGAACCCCGGCTGGTCGCTGACCCTGGTCATCGGGCCCTGCGCGACGGCGAGGTCGGTGCCCAGGGTGCGCCGCAGCGGCGCCCCTTGCTCGATCGGCCCCGTACCGGTGGTGCCGACAGCTCCGGAGCCCAGTTCGTGCACCAGGCTTCGCACCGCCAGTTCGGCACTGTCGAAAGTGGACTCGAACAACGCGGCCAGCGGGGCGTCCCTGCCCAGCGGCACCACCTGGCCGGTACCGGCCGCGACGGCCATCTCCGGCTCGGTGCGCTCGATACCGCTCTCGTCCGGGAGCACCCGGTGACCGGCCACCAGCACCGGCTCCGAACCGTCGGCGCGGCGGAGCAGCTCCCGCAGCCGGCGGGGCGCGTCGGTGTCGGGCAGCAGGGCGAGCTGGGTGTCCAGCAGCACCCCGGCGGCACCACCGGCGACCGCGGCCGCGGCGGTCCGCGGCCCGATCCCGCCGCAGGCCCACACCGGCAGGTCGACCTCCGCGAGCAGTTGCTGGAGCAGCACGAAGGTGGTCAGCTCGCCGACCCTGCCACCGGCTTCGGCACCCCTGGCCACCAGTCCGTGCGCGCCCGACGCGGCCGCCCGGTGGGCCTCGTCGAGGCTGGTCACCTCGGCCAGCACCGGCACACCGGCCTGTTCCGGGGTCCACGGCGAGTTCCAGCCCAGCAGCACGGCACGGAGACCGGGTCGGAGCACGTCCTCCGGGCGAAGCGTGCAGCCCGGCGGGACCCGCACCGCGAACGGCGTGCCGTCGGCGATCCGGCGCAACCCCTCGGCGGCCCCGGCAGCCGGACCGCCGAGGTCGAGCACGCCCAGCCCGCCGCCGCGGGAGACCGCGGCCACCAGGAGGGGGTCCGGCACGCCGAACGGGCTCAGGCCGAGCACCGGACCTGGCACCGAAGAGGTCACCTCGCGCATCGAACGCCTCCTGTTCTCGCACCACGGCAGGACTTCGGCCGCGCGACGCCGACGTTTCCCGGCTCTTACGGTTTACGACGGCCGCGCCGACAAAAATATGGTTCGAGGTCCGACGAAACGTAATGTAAGCACATTGATTCGTGACTGACAAACACTCCCCGACAGTCCGCCCACGTGCGCCGGCACGTACTCGCGATCCGGATCTCGTGCTAAAGTCGCAGGTCAAACCCCCTTGACTGGCAATATTTTACAACTGGGAGAGGCGGTCTTTAGCACGCAGCTCCACCGTTTCAAGTTCAATACACTCATCGAGCTGATAAAAGTTGGAAATGCGTTTAGGCCGCGCCCATGTAATAGTGAAAGAGCCACCGGACGGACAAGCTTGGAGCGTTCGTGAAACTGACAGACCGAGTCGTCGTGATCACCGGCGCGGCGCACGGGATCGGCGCCGCGATCGCCCGCCGCCTGGCACAGGAGAAGGTGCGCGGCGTGCTGGTGTCCGACCTCGACCTGGACGCGGCGGAGGCGGTGGCCGACTCGATCGAAGAGGCGGGCTGCCCCGCGCTCGCGCGGCGGGTGGACGCCACCGTCAAGGACGAGCTGCGCGCGCTGGCCAAGCTCGCAGTGGACAGCTACGGCAGGCTGGACGTGTTCTGCTCCAACGCCGGTCTCGCGTTCGGCACCGGCGTGCACGCCGCGGACGAGCAGTGGCAGCGGTCCTGGGAGGTGAATGTGCTGCAGCACGTCTACGCGGCACAGGTCGCGCTGCCCACGATGCTCGCGAAGCAGGAGGGCTACCTGCTGATCACCGCGTCCGGGGCCGGGCTGCTGAGCGCACCGGGCGACGCGCCGTACACGGTCACCAAGCACGCCGCGGTCGGCCTGGCCGAATGGCTCGCGGTGACCTACCGCCCGCGCGGCGTGCGGGTGAGTGCGTTGTGCCCGCTGGGCGTGCGGACCGACCTGCTGGTGCCGGGGATCGAGGCGCAGCATCCGGCGGCGGTCGCGATCGCCGCCGCCGCGCCGCTGCTGGACCCGGCGGACGTGGCCGAGGCGGTGGTGCACGGCATCGACAGCGAGGAGTTCCTGATCCTGCCGCACGAATCGGTGCGCGGCAGTTACGCGCGCAAGGCGCAGGAACTGGACGGCTGGATCGACCGCACGGTGGCGGAGACCGCGACCGCGCTCGGAAAGCGGGGCTGAGGCATGGAGTTCCGCCGGCTCGGCGGCAGCGGGCTGCTCGTCAGCGAACTGTCCTACGGCAACTGGCTGACCCACGGTTCGGCCACCGCGCAGAGCAACGCGCCCGCCTGCGTGCACGCGGCGCTGGACGCCGGGATCAACCTGTTCAGCACCGCGGCCGCCTGGGGCGCTGGCGACGCGGAGGTTTCACTGGCCAAGGCCCTGCGCGCGACCAGGCGGGACGATCTGGTGCTGTGCAGCGGGGTCTACTGGCCGGAGGGCCCCAGCCGGAACGCCTCCGGGCTGAGCCGCAAGCACCTGCACACCTCGCTACACGGTTCGCTGCGCCGGCTGGAAACCGACTACCTGGACGTGTACCAGCTGCTGCGGTTCGACTACCAGACCCCGCTGGAGGAGACCTTCCTGGCGCTGTCCGACCTGGTCCGCCATGGCAAGATCCTCTACGTCGGCACCTCCGAGTGGAGCGCCGAACAGCTGCTGCGGGCGAGCACGCTGGCCGCCGAGCTCCGGGTGCCGCTGGTGGCCAACCAGCCGCACTACTCGATGCTGTGGCGGGTGCCGGAGGCGCAGGTGATGCCGGTCTGCCGGCGCGCGGGCATCGGGCAGCTCGTCTCGCTGCCGCTGGCGCAGGGCCTGCTCACCGGAAAGTACTGCGACGGCGGGATTCCCGCCGGTTCCAGGGCCGCCGGTGACGAGGCGGCGCGGCAGGCGATCTGGCCGCTGCTGAACAAGGACCTGCTGGACCGGATCGGCCTGCTGCGCGGGGTCGCCGCGCACGCCGGGCTGAGCATGGCCCAGCTCGCCATCGCCTGGACCCTGCAGCACGAGGACGTCGCCTCGGCGGTGACCGGCGCCTCCACCCCGGACCAGATCACCGAGAACGCCAAGGCCGCCGGCATCACCCTCGACTTCGAAGTGCTCACCCAGATCGACGAGCTGCTCGGCACCTTCGTGCAGACCGACCCCCGCCTCACCTTTTCCCCACCCCAGTACCGCTGACCCACCCGCGAGCCGGTCAGTGCGCGGCGCCCAGCTCCAGCGCGAGCACGCCGCCGATCACCAGCACGATGCCGCCGACCTGCACCCAGGTGAGGCCGTCACCGAGGAACACCGCGCCGATGGTGGCGACCAGCGCGACCCCGGCCGCGGCCCAGATGCCGTAGGCCACCCCGATCGCCATCCCGGCCTGAAGTACTTGGGAGAGCAGGAAGAACGCGGTCAGGTAACCGACAACGGTGACGATCGACGGCCCGAGTTTCGAGAACCCGTCGGAGAGCCGCAACGAGATGGTCGCGGCCACCTCGGACAAGATCGCCCCGGCCAGCAACACGAACGGCATGCGGAACCCCCTCAGACGAACAACTTGAACGCCTTGAGTGGCATGCATTATCCGGCCGACGGGGCCGCCCGGAGGGTGGCTCGCGGCGGCCGGATGCGGGTGACCCGCGGACGGCGGGCGCACCTAGCGGCATGCATGACACTCAACAACTTGAACCACTGTATCAATTGTTTGCGGGGGATCCCACGGCGCGGGACTGGCGCCAGGTCGGCGAGTCGACATAGTGGTTGTCGAAGCGCTCCCCCGAGGCGCCGATCTCGGCCGGGTCGGCCTCTCCCCGGCGCACCCTGTCCAGCAGCCGGTAGTAGTCGAACCGGTCCATGCCGGGGGTGAACACGACCAGCAGGTCGGCGTCCGCACCGGGCGCCGGCGCGAAGGCATGCGGCAAACGCGGTGGTACAGCAAGGAAATCGCCTTCGGTCAGAGTGAGCACCCGCTCGCCGGTCAGCACCTGCAACGAGCCGCCGAGCACGAAGAAGAACTCGGTGGCGCGGGTGTGGAAATGCGGCGGCGCGCCGGCGGATCCGCGGTCCAGCTTGGCCCGGTTGACGGTCAGCGCGCCGCCCGTGCCGCCGGAGTCGGCCAGCAGGGTGATCAGGCTGCCGGGACCGTCGGCGAGCAGTTCGGCTTCGGCCGCCCGGACCAGCAGCGGCTGCCCGGCGGAACCAGTGGTGTGCGACATCGTTTTGCTCCTGTTCGACGAACTTCGACTACGTCAACGATCACCCGGGCCGAGGGCTCGAACAACGGCGAAGGATGCAACAATCGATAACCTGTCAGTTATCAATCCGGAGGTCGTCTTGGAGCAGCGGGAGATCGAGATCTTCCTGACCCTGGCCGAGGAGCTGCACTTCGGGCGGACCGCCGAGCGGCTCCGGGTGTCGCAGGCCAGGGTCAGCCAGACGATCAAGAAGGTGGAACGGCAGCTCGGCGCGGCCCTGTTCGAGCGGACCAGCCGCCGGGTCGGCCTGACCCCGATCGGCCGGCAGCTGGACGACGACCTTCGCCCGGCCTACCGGCAGATCCTGGCCGGGATCGAGAAGGCGGTCGCGGCGGGCCGCGGGATAGCCGGCGTACTGCGGGTCGCCTTCGAGGCCCCAGCGGTGTCCGAAGAGATCCCCGCCGTGCTCAGCACCTTCCGCAAGCGCCATCCCGACTGCGAGGTGCGGATCCGCGAGGCCGGCTTCACCGACCCGTTCGAAACGCTCCGCGACGGCGAAGCCGACCTGCTGGTCACCCTGCTGCCGATCGCCGATCCCGAGCTCAGCGTTGGCCCGGTGGTCTACACCGAACCGCTGGTACTCGCCGTCTCGGCGCGCCATCCCCTGGCCCGGCGGGCGGCGGTGTCCCTTGAGGACCTGGCCGGGCACACCGTCTTCCACGCCGCATGGCCGGCGGGTGCGCGGCACGAGGACTGGACAACGCCCGCCGGAAAAACGATTCCGCGCGGTCCCGAAGTGACAACAATTCAGGAACTCTTCGCCGCGGTCGCGACGGGTGCGGGAATTTCACCCCTGGCCGCACATGCCACCAAGTATTTCGCCCGACCGACCATGACATTTGTCCCATTCGAGGACGCGCCGCCGGTCAAATGGGGACTGGTCTGGCGAACGGCGGCGGAAACCAGCAGAGTGCGCGCCTTCGTACAGGCCGCCCGCGACGCCGTGCACACCGGCTAGCCGGAACAGCCGGCAGGGGCTGGCGCCGCCGACCCGCCGGTGGTACCACTGAGAGTGGACTTTTCACCGACTGCACTCCCCCATCGGTGAGGAACGTTCCGCGCATCCGTGGCAGAACAACTGCACTTCGTGCTACCCGCAGTCATCCGATCGGGTTAACTTGCCCTTATGGGCGAACAGGGACGATGACGTGTTTGCGCAGCTACCGAGCGCAGCCACCCCGGCGGGTCGATCTTGCCGCACCCCGGCCGGCACTGTTACCAAGTGCGCTGTCGCTTAAAGCCAAAACGAGTGGAAACAGGATCGACGGGCGATGCCGCCTTTTGTCACCGGGGTGACAAAAAGATTCCTGATTCAGTGAACTTTTCACACTCGCGGCCGGACAAAAAGCGACGCCCCCGTTTCCAGCCCCCTTACCGCTTTGGACAGTGACCAATGGAGAAAACCGACGGCCGGCGCCTCGCGACCGGGCGGAAGAGACTGTTCGCCCTGGCCGGCGTCGCCGCGCTGGCGCTGCTGACGGCCGCGTGCGGCGCCGAAGCCGCACCCCAGCCGGCCCCGGTCGGCCAGGAGGGTCTGACCGAACTGCCGGACGCCACGACCTACGGCGACATCCCCGACGCCGGGCGGGATCCGGCCACGCCGCCGACCGGTGACGTGCTGCACCCGAAGAACGACCTGGTCGTCTACCAGGAGGTGGGCGGCAAGCCGGTGGCGAAGCTGCCCGCACAGCAGCTCGGCTCGCCGACCTGGGTGCCGGTGGTGGCCGAAAAGGACGGCTGGGCCCAGGTCCTGCTGCCGTCGCGGCCCAACGCGTCGGCGGGCTGGGTGCACACCGACGGTGCGACGGTGGAACGCGCGAAGAACGAGTACGTGGTCAACGTCGACCTCAACGCGTTCCAGCTGGAGATCCAGCACAACGCCAAGCCCGCCGGGAAATGGACCATCGGCATCGGCAAGCCCGCCTACCCGACCCCGCGGACCCGCGCCTACATCATGGCCTCGATCGAGGAGACCGTGAACAAGTACAGCCCCATCGTGCTGCCGCTGAGCGTGCATTCGGACTCGCACGAAACCTTCGGCGGCGGGCCGGGCACGGTCGGCATCCACACCTGGCCGGACGAGAGCTTCGTGGGCAAGGCGGACAGCGACGGCTGCATCCGGGTGACCAAGGACGCGCTGGACCGGCTGGTCGACCTGCCGCTGGGCACGATCGTCAACATCACGTGATTCCGTGGCGGGCCCGGTGTTTCCGGCCGTGCCGTCGCCGCGGTTACCGAAAGAAATCCCCTCCCCATTCCGAAAGGTTGTTGTTCGTTGTCCCCTAACAGAGTCACTGTCTGCGGTGTCGGCGCGGTCTCCGCACTGCTGGCGACCGGGCTGCTGCTGCCCCCGGCGGCCGGCGCGACCGAGCACCGCAACTCCGCGTACGCCGTGGCGGCGTCCGGACTCGTCAAGATCGACCCGCTGCCCAGCGTGAACGACGCGAAGGGCTTCGAGCAGAAGACCATCGCCGAGTTCGCCACCCCGGAAAAGCTGGTGCAGCTGAAGAAGCTGAACGCGCAGGCCGGCAAGGGCAAGGCCAAGGCGAGCATCGCCGACCTCGAGGTGGACCTCGGTCTGCTCAAGGGCGCCGACGACAAGCCGCTGCTCTCGGCCACCGCGATCGAGGCGGTGTGCGAGGACGGCAAGGGTTCCGCCACGCTGGCCAAGGCGCGGTTCGGCGAGATCAAGCTGGACGTGGCGGCCGCACCGAACACCGGGGTCAAGGTGCCCGGTATCGCGTCGGTGCTGCTGAACAAGCAGACCAAGAACAAGGACGGCTCCCTCACCGTCACCGCGATCTCGGTCAGCTTGGACGGCATCCAGACCCTCGACCTGGCGTCGGCCACCTGCGCCGCCGGTGAAGGCGACGGCGGTCCGTCGGAGACCAAGCCGCCGACGTCGTCGAGCAGCAAGCCCGCGCCCAGCAGCTCGAAGGGCGGCGACGACGGTGACGGGCCGTCCAAGCGCCCGCCGGGTGACCGTCCCGACGCCGACGGCAAGGCCCCGCGGCCGACCCCGGTCAAGGCGCACCTCGACGTCACCGGCTGAGTGACGGCCGGGCCGCTCGCCCGGCCCGGTCAGGGTGGCCTCCAGCGCCGAGCAGGGCTGGAGGCCACCCTCCTCACGTTGCGAGAGAGCGTCTGAATACCGCTGTGAACTGCGAGACCCGCACCGTGGAACTCGCCGCGATCGCGGTGCGAGTTCTCGGACAAGCTGAGAGCCTGGCGAAATGGATCATCAATACCCGCGCCAGGCCCGCACCTCCGACCACCCGCGCCTGGTCGCGTGCGTGCAGAGCTGGTGGGGCGACTCGCGGACGCCGCAGGAGGCGCGTGAGCTCTCCCTGCTGCTGCCGAAGCTGTTCCTCCAGCATTTCGCCGGTACCAGCCTGGTTCTCGAACAGGGCACGGAGATCGACGGGTTCCTGGTCGGCTTCCATTCCGCGGACCGCCGGGACGAGGCGTACATCCACTTCGTCGGCGTGAACCCGGCCCTGCGCAACCAAGGCGTCGCCCGGCGCCTGTACAGCACCTTCTTCGAGCAGGCGGCCGCCGCCGGCCGCACCCGCGTGCGGGCCATCACCGCACCCGCCAACACCGGCTCGATCGCCTTTCACCGCGCCATGGGCTTCGCCATCGAACCCGGCACGGACGTCGTGGACGTCACGGACGTCACAGCCGGGGTCGGAGTGCACCGGGACTACGACGGTCCCGGCCAGGACCGGGTCGCCTTCGTCCGCGAACTCTGAGCCGGGGCCGGATTCCCGTTGCCGCTAGAGTTCGGGTGTTCTCCCTGGCCCGCGATGGGAAGGAGCCAGCCACGATGGCGTATCGCTGGCCGACCGGTGGTCGCATCGGGGTCTGTCTGCGGCCGGGGTCCGCGACGGCCGCGCTGGTGGTGGACGGCCGCTCGGTCAGCCAGTCGGCCATCCCGTTCGACGGCCACGACGAGCGCGCGCTGACCACCCTGCTGCGCGAGACGAGCGCCAGGGCGAAGGGGCCGGTCGAATCGGTGGCCTGGGATCTTTCCGAACTGCTGGTGCCGACCGCGGACATCGGGCGGGTGGCGGCGCTGCGGGTGGTGCCGCGCGAGCCGGTGTCCGCCGGGCTCGCCGATCACCCGGCGCCGCTGATGCGCGCGCTGGTCGGCCACCGCACCACGGTCCGCGGCGGGCACGACATGTTCGGCCTCGAACTCGCCCCGCTCGATCTCGACGGCGCGGTGCGCGCGGCCCGCGCGGCCGCGGACGCCGGGTTCACCGCGCTGGCCATCACCGCGGCCGGCGCGGTCGGCTGCGCCGAGCACGAAAGCGCGGTCGCGGAAAGCGTGCTCGACGCGGTTCCCGGGCTGCGGCTGAGCCTGTCGCACGAAATCGGCGGTCTCGGGGTGTCCGCGCGGGAAGCGGCGACCGTGCTCACCGCGGCGCTCGGACCGCTGGCCACCGAACTGGTCGGGCGCTGCGAACGCAGCACCGCGGCCGGGGTCCGCCGCGGCGCGTCCTGGTACGTCGCGGCCGACGGCGGCCGGGTCTCCGCGGAGCGGCTCCGCACTTTCCCCGTGCACGGCCTGCGGGCCGGCACCGCGGCCGGCATGCTCGGCGCGGCGATGTTGTCCAGTGTCAGCACCGCCACCGTGGTGCTGGCCGGTGCGGACGGCTACACCTCCGGCCAGGTCCGCGACGGGTTGCCGCACGCGGCCTCGGACGT includes:
- a CDS encoding SDR family oxidoreductase, which encodes MKLTDRVVVITGAAHGIGAAIARRLAQEKVRGVLVSDLDLDAAEAVADSIEEAGCPALARRVDATVKDELRALAKLAVDSYGRLDVFCSNAGLAFGTGVHAADEQWQRSWEVNVLQHVYAAQVALPTMLAKQEGYLLITASGAGLLSAPGDAPYTVTKHAAVGLAEWLAVTYRPRGVRVSALCPLGVRTDLLVPGIEAQHPAAVAIAAAAPLLDPADVAEAVVHGIDSEEFLILPHESVRGSYARKAQELDGWIDRTVAETATALGKRG
- a CDS encoding aldo/keto reductase, whose translation is MEFRRLGGSGLLVSELSYGNWLTHGSATAQSNAPACVHAALDAGINLFSTAAAWGAGDAEVSLAKALRATRRDDLVLCSGVYWPEGPSRNASGLSRKHLHTSLHGSLRRLETDYLDVYQLLRFDYQTPLEETFLALSDLVRHGKILYVGTSEWSAEQLLRASTLAAELRVPLVANQPHYSMLWRVPEAQVMPVCRRAGIGQLVSLPLAQGLLTGKYCDGGIPAGSRAAGDEAARQAIWPLLNKDLLDRIGLLRGVAAHAGLSMAQLAIAWTLQHEDVASAVTGASTPDQITENAKAAGITLDFEVLTQIDELLGTFVQTDPRLTFSPPQYR
- a CDS encoding DMT family transporter; translation: MPFVLLAGAILSEVAATISLRLSDGFSKLGPSIVTVVGYLTAFFLLSQVLQAGMAIGVAYGIWAAAGVALVATIGAVFLGDGLTWVQVGGIVLVIGGVLALELGAAH
- a CDS encoding cupin domain-containing protein — its product is MSHTTGSAGQPLLVRAAEAELLADGPGSLITLLADSGGTGGALTVNRAKLDRGSAGAPPHFHTRATEFFFVLGGSLQVLTGERVLTLTEGDFLAVPPRLPHAFAPAPGADADLLVVFTPGMDRFDYYRLLDRVRRGEADPAEIGASGERFDNHYVDSPTWRQSRAVGSPANN
- a CDS encoding LysR family transcriptional regulator — encoded protein: MEQREIEIFLTLAEELHFGRTAERLRVSQARVSQTIKKVERQLGAALFERTSRRVGLTPIGRQLDDDLRPAYRQILAGIEKAVAAGRGIAGVLRVAFEAPAVSEEIPAVLSTFRKRHPDCEVRIREAGFTDPFETLRDGEADLLVTLLPIADPELSVGPVVYTEPLVLAVSARHPLARRAAVSLEDLAGHTVFHAAWPAGARHEDWTTPAGKTIPRGPEVTTIQELFAAVATGAGISPLAAHATKYFARPTMTFVPFEDAPPVKWGLVWRTAAETSRVRAFVQAARDAVHTG
- a CDS encoding L,D-transpeptidase — encoded protein: MEKTDGRRLATGRKRLFALAGVAALALLTAACGAEAAPQPAPVGQEGLTELPDATTYGDIPDAGRDPATPPTGDVLHPKNDLVVYQEVGGKPVAKLPAQQLGSPTWVPVVAEKDGWAQVLLPSRPNASAGWVHTDGATVERAKNEYVVNVDLNAFQLEIQHNAKPAGKWTIGIGKPAYPTPRTRAYIMASIEETVNKYSPIVLPLSVHSDSHETFGGGPGTVGIHTWPDESFVGKADSDGCIRVTKDALDRLVDLPLGTIVNIT
- a CDS encoding choice-of-anchor P family protein: MSPNRVTVCGVGAVSALLATGLLLPPAAGATEHRNSAYAVAASGLVKIDPLPSVNDAKGFEQKTIAEFATPEKLVQLKKLNAQAGKGKAKASIADLEVDLGLLKGADDKPLLSATAIEAVCEDGKGSATLAKARFGEIKLDVAAAPNTGVKVPGIASVLLNKQTKNKDGSLTVTAISVSLDGIQTLDLASATCAAGEGDGGPSETKPPTSSSSKPAPSSSKGGDDGDGPSKRPPGDRPDADGKAPRPTPVKAHLDVTG
- a CDS encoding GNAT family N-acetyltransferase; this encodes MDHQYPRQARTSDHPRLVACVQSWWGDSRTPQEARELSLLLPKLFLQHFAGTSLVLEQGTEIDGFLVGFHSADRRDEAYIHFVGVNPALRNQGVARRLYSTFFEQAAAAGRTRVRAITAPANTGSIAFHRAMGFAIEPGTDVVDVTDVTAGVGVHRDYDGPGQDRVAFVREL
- a CDS encoding hydantoinase/oxoprolinase N-terminal domain-containing protein, with the protein product MAYRWPTGGRIGVCLRPGSATAALVVDGRSVSQSAIPFDGHDERALTTLLRETSARAKGPVESVAWDLSELLVPTADIGRVAALRVVPREPVSAGLADHPAPLMRALVGHRTTVRGGHDMFGLELAPLDLDGAVRAARAAADAGFTALAITAAGAVGCAEHESAVAESVLDAVPGLRLSLSHEIGGLGVSAREAATVLTAALGPLATELVGRCERSTAAGVRRGASWYVAADGGRVSAERLRTFPVHGLRAGTAAGMLGAAMLSSVSTATVVLAGADGYTSGQVRDGLPHAASDVMTLDGMRLATPQAVLSSVSPPLAPTSPAPAIPDTVVAARDETGTEGARHFADRLGNAGTLVDPAADVVAIGCTATEPSAWLDLVVSADTPQELRRVRGQVEDRACTVVASGGARPGTERVVSSSAVPLSFLRSGSYRVVVRATGRLGGAL